The DNA region TGATCAATAACGTCCTCTCCAGAAATGACAGTTTAAGTGCCCGGCAAAAATTTGTGGTCAAGGGTCAAATCTTGgagatgaattaaaaaaaaaaattgttgctTTAAATTAACAATGCTGACTAAGGTGTTCCTACTGTTAATGTCACTATGTACAACTACACTATCTTGTCATATcatctaattataaattatcatattcaattatataaataaatcagtataatttattcatacattATGCCAgtatctttattatattatttgatggAATCCGCTGTGAGGTGACtctttaaaatgatattataaacTTTATTACAACAATTTTAATGGAGTATAAAATTACTtgttatacaaaaaattatatattttttacatctgTTAAGCATTAACCTTCTTTACAATAACCTCCTCTTTATAGCAATAATACAAGATGGAGATAAGGTTATCCCCTAtctttatacatacatatttttaatttcccatggacaaatataatattgctaaggccaaatgacttattcccacctaaggtatagtgtAATCTAGAACCTATGGAGCACGGAAACAAAAAGGGGAAAACCTGGAAACGCGAAAACGAAAACGTGAAaacgtatttttaaaaaaatataggaaacaaaaacttgaggaaacttataaatatgaaaaatataaggggtttttttataaataccaaattttttataacaaaaatatataaacttgtatagtataaaaataaataataaaaaaagaatgaagagaaatGATACTATAAAATGGAATCATAAAATCTATTGTAAATTATTCTTAAGCAAACacatatagatatttaagaaaaaataataatacacatcaatCTATATAACATGTTGGAGAGGAGATAAGTAACATCAAATAGTGGAGagaaaatgaattcaatataagatttaaagatattttaagtttgaaaatacaaaagatgtatatttaatcgatttcatgatttttcttttaaaagaaacgcgtttcaaaacttttcaaaaatttcaaaataacccGAAATGTTTCGTACAAGTTTTGGGGAGTTTAAAAAACGGAAACATTTTCGAAACGTGGAAATGCACCCCCTTATAAGTTTCATGCTTCTTTGTCTAGAATTGATACCTGCTAACTTTCAAAAAGCCAAAGTACCACTCATGagccaatttttattaaaatattcaattagagttagggataaaatcgtcattttgacaataatattaaaaaaaatataattcatttttttcatccttaagttttaaaaactaataattgcaCTCTTGgataaagttttctaattttgaaaagtgatagttccccccccccctcccaaaCCTTTCCTCTCTTCTCCAGCGACATCTCTAGCCACCAACGACCTCCATGAAACTCTCTAACCCATCTCCGGCCACCACTTTAGTCTAGATTCATTTGAATTATATGAATCCAGATGATCTAGACAATGAAGGTGTCGTCTGAAAGACTCTTCATCATCTAGACCATATGGATTCATCTAATCCAGACGAATTTAGATAAAGTTGGTGGTTGGAAATGGGTGAGGGAGTTTCGTGGAAGTCAGAGATATTGTTGGAGAGGAGTGGAaagaaaggtttttttttttttttttgtgggggGTGGGGGAgggaatgtaactttttaaaactaaaaaactttaaccagaggtgaaattgttagtttttaagactTAGGGGTGAAAatctaatgaattatatattttttaatattattatcaaaagaatgattttacccttaaccataactaaaaattttaatagaaattggcTCATGTGTGGGACttgaagttttttaaagttagcgGATATCAATTCCGGAttacactataccttgggtgggaaatagtcactTGGCCTATTGCTAATTAcacaaaagaaattttatcaCATAGCTAGTGAcatatatacctattttggaAAAACTTGAGTGGGATGAATCATTGTGTACTCTGTGAGCTTTTTTTTGGTTATGTCACACACATGAAATAGTCATTTCATTTGCTTTCTCCTTTAATTAACTTGAGTGGGATAACTCATTGAATTCTCCAAAGAAAGAGTTGTCATGAGTTCAAgatattgtgtttaaaaatcTCCTTCCAGTATGAGTTGGAATCACTTAATGAATTATCACtttccacaaaaaaaaaaaaaaaatctctctcaTTTATCGTCTTAATTATATAGAGGTCTTTTGAGGGAAAATAACGCCATtaaatttgagaagaaaaatacTAACATGGCAGCTTAATGTCCCGTATAAGTTGTTTTTAGTTTACacataaattctttttttccttttctttctagGGGCTTGTGGCATTGACATCTACAGCATTTACTTGGGCATGGTCCCCTCCAAATAGCACAAGCTCTTCTTCCTTCCTCTTCTGGTCCCTCTTTTTAATATCCCTAGGCCAAGGTGGATACAATCCGTCGTTGCAAGCATTTGGAGCAGATCAACTGGACACTGGTGATGAAGAATTGCCCACCAGCAAAGACCAGAAGTCAAGCATCAAGAGTTTGTTTTTCAAATGGTGGTATTTCGGAGTCTGCAGCGGCAGCCTTCTGGGTGTCACTGTCATGTCCTACATCCAAGATACCTTTGGCTGGGTACTCGGATTCGCCATCCCCACAGTTGCCATGGTTACATCATTGGTATTTTTATCGTTTGGAGTCAGGTTGTATATGAAAAAATCAGAGAAACATATTCAAGGTAAGCCGTTTCTCAACATCGTTCAAGCTATTAAAGCTGCTGCATCAAAACTGATGGATTGCAAAACCGCCTTGCCGATTGAGAAACCTGATCTGGTGGAGCAAGagtaagtaaatatatatttttttaggccaaaagacttattcccacacaaggtttTAGTccattatcaaagtaatatctattaacttttaaaaatttaaatatcaattcgTCAATTATTACtgttaaaaaaatctattagttttaagagtaaaaacgctatttaaccaatattattaaaaatacaaaattttatcccttttctttaccttagttttaaaaataataattttctcctttaacttagttttgaaaacttatctTTTACCTCCTCTTTctagggttttattattttacttataacaaccatctttctcaaatttcaaaatattacagTTACGTTCTCATAAAACACATTCTCTCTATATAGCTATCGTTCTTCTTTATAATTTACTTCTATGTATCGTCATCTATTTTGTTGGCACTCTCTCCCTCCCTTATGGTATTTTTGATGCAAAAACAATGATTTTGTTGGTCGAAAAAGAGTGAGAGATTCGACCCCTCTCACTTGTTTTCACAGCGTTGTCGAACTTCTTCTTCAGTGGTCGATGACACCACAACCCTTTCCTTCCTCTTTTGTCACAACATCATCGAccattgaaagaaaaatgtcaATGGCGCCACAAAAATGTGCAATAGGGCTGAATCTCTCACTCATTTCGGTCggaaaaataatagtttttgtACTGAAAATACCACTGATGAGGGAGAGGATGACGACAAAATGGTTGACAACATGTCAGAGTAAATCATCTAAAAGAATAGTTACTAAAAGAGATAATGCATTTTGTAATGGTATAACTGCactattttgaaatttttcgAGGGCGAGTGTAATGagtaaaacaataaaaccctagaaagggaaaaaaagttatgaaaaaaaattatcaatctttaaaactaaagtagaaaaaaggataaaatttaatttttttaatattataggtaaaataatattttaacctttaaaatcatcaattgatagtgtgtattataatttttgaaaattagaagatatcattttgataatggACTAATCTTTTgatgggaaaaagtcttttagcctattttctataaataatttCAGACCCGCTGGATGGATCACTATAAATTTGCTTAACTGCGTGACAGGCTTCAGGAAAAACCTCTTTGTCCTCAAAATTTAGGCAGCAGCAAGGACTCGGTTGAGCTTGAGAATCCCACAAACGGCGCCCATCTTCTCCAAAATGCAAGAGTAGTTATCCGAATTCTGCCCATATGGTTAATGCTGCTCATGTTCGCTGTACTTTTCCAACAACCCGCTACATTTTTCACCAAACAAGGCATGACAATGGAGAGAAACATCGGGAGCAATTTCAAGATCCCACCAGCGACGCTTCAAAGCGCAATCACAGTCTCTATAATCCTCCTTATGCCATTATACGACACAGTTTTGATCCCAATGATACAGATGATCACCCGAAACGAAAAGGGTATCAATGTCATGCAGAGAATGGGAATTGGGATGTTTCTGTCTATCATAGCGATGACCATAGCTGCAACTGTGGAAACAAAGAGGCTAGAATTGAGCAAGCAGACGGGGAAAATCTCTGAATCCGAAACAGTGCCACTAAGCATCTTCTATTTGTTGCCTCAGTACATTTTGCTTGGAATCTCAGACATTTTCACAGTGGTTGGCATGCAAGAGTTCTTCTATAATGAAGTACCAGTTAGAATGAGAACGATGGCGTTTGCTTTATATACAAGTGTTTTTGGAGTGGGAAGTTTTCTGAGTGCGTTATTGATCTCTATCATTGAAGTTTTGTCAAGGTCGAGAGGTGGACAAAGCTGGTTTTCTGATGATATGAGGGAAGCTCGACTTGATAAATTCTACTGGTTTCTAGCTTTGGCAAGTGCTCTAAGTTTGGTGTTATATGTAatcttttgtaaattttataggACTGGGTGTGATTCGGATTCTGTCAACCGTAATTAAACCTTCCTTCTCGGGGAAACTTGAAAAGTAAAAGTGTAATATTgcgttaatatattttttccgTAGgcaaacatattatatatatatatatatatatataattatatgattaaatattattttattattaacttaaaattattgtattagaTAATATGATACCCacatgtatacatatttatatataaaaaatatgtatacataattttattgattaattaaatagacatttatgttgatatttatttattttttaaaaaaatattattatgtgtaaatattttttaatatataaattaatatatatatcatatatcattatctaattaagagtttttttattattaatttaaaaatatataattatataataaaatatcatatatttatttatttatgtattaaaaaatgggTAGTTTTATTGCCAGGAAAAATCTGTCCAAATTTAGGGAGTGGTTGAATAAGACTTGAGGTGGTGGAAAGCTTGAAATCATTCTTGTGATTATTgccggttttttttttttttaatatcatctATAAGAAATCTGggaaacaaatattttaaagcTGTAACTTGGCATTTAGATTTTGCACAATTTGAAATATAGGAGGCGCAGGCCTGTGGAGGCCATATACGTAAATTTATacccaaataataatatattattatataattaaataattttaaattaaagataaaataatattcaatcatataatgacatatcttgtttgtacacaaatttatatattgtgCATGTAGTGCTACTCTTTCTTAAAAATTACTGAATCACCTCATGACTCCTACTATCGATGAATGCTTTACCATTTTTATTACTATGTAGCTTTAACTTTGAAGATGGccaaataatttattctcacccaaggtttagtgcattCTCAAACTCACACCTATAGGATTTCACAAACCCAAACACCCATCTACCATATAagttctattaaaaatttttgttatatgtcatttatcaaaaaattagaagaacCAAAATGCTATCctcttttctcattttagttttaaaatctaacaatttcttttcaagtctcaaattttctaattttgaaaaatcggCTCTTATCCCCTCCCTTACTAGGGATTCATACTTTTCAAGTTATCATAATCAGACACCCtcctaaactttttaaaacgtTCTATTCCCTCCCCCATATAGTTTTCGTCACTGCCCTTCTTTCGGCCGCCCCTCCCCTTGTCGCCTACCGCCTCTCTCGTCCCAGACGCTGTGGTAACTTCTCCAGTTTGCAGAAACTCCAACAAAAAGTCAGCAACCCAGCACCGAGAGAGATTCGAGGAAGAGAGTCTGCAGAAATGCGAAACCAAGTCAACAGCCCAGCAAACTTCTTCGACGTGTATCACGAATGGAAGTTGTGTCGCTGGACCATGGAATCATGAACAAAAACCTGTGCAAACTTTTGTTCATGATGCATGCCCAtttttactctctctctctctcatatcTCTGGACCATGAAGTCTCGTCTCTCTCTTGGTGCTGGGCTGTCGACTTTCGTTCATGTTTATGCACGCTGGTGAAGTTAGCACGACGTCCTGGACAGAGAGAGGTGGCAATCAACAAAGGGGGGAGGTGGCCAGAAGAAGGGCGGTGACAAAAActatagggaaattaaaatttttaccattattttattccgtgtatacaaaaataccACATATcataaagcttaaacaaatataccacaacagtaatcaattttttcaaaatacccctctttaatctttcatacatATATTCGCTCTCTTCTTCTCtacaacttttttctctcttcttcatcttctttcaaagtgataaagaaatcactcttccaaaaataaattattaatggaagAAGGCACATGATTGAACAATGAAACTTgtgagaaaaccattataaaatattcaacttagACACAAAagagggagagacgaaaatttaattttattgtgatttcatgttgttagattgtttaatgttattattttatgttgtttatattgtttaaaattgttataatattctttaatattataatgatggttataaaataccgAAATACAAGTTAGAAAAAATTCCAGACAAAGAATATGTTGGCGTTAATGCTAagggttggcgacgccaacccCCCGGGcccaatgaatttattttttttctgttttcttctattgcactcaattcttttattttttatgttttcgtATTCCAATCCGGTGCTCGTATGtgtattgtttttcttgttatggtagagagttacataaaaaattataaaattatcactatcattttcttctgttttttattacattaatttaaatttggatcaaatttcaaattaatccaatcaaatcaaattaatttaaatttggattaaattaaaatttaatttaaaaaaattaaagagggTGGgcgttcatattttttaaacgaaaaaaataattaaaaaaaatttaaaagggtTGACATTGAgatgccaaccctttttattttttttaaattaaattttttttttgtttaaaaaatatgaacgcccaccctttttaaattttttaaaattaaattttaatttaatccgaatttaaattaatttgattttaaattaatttaatttgattgggttaatttgaaatttgatccaaatttaaattaatgtaataaaaaatagaagaaaatgatagtgataattttataattttttatgtaactctctaCCAcgacaaagaaaacaatacacacaTGAGCATCGGATTAGAATAcgaaagcataaaaaataaaagaattgagtgcaattgaaaaaaacagaaaaaaagataaataaattcactagGCCCGAGGGGTTGGCGAAAACGCTAAGCAACCCTTGGCGGAAACGCCAATGGTTGGCATTAATGCTAAGGTTGGCGTACGCCAACCCTTAGCGGTAATGCCGACCTGTTCTTcatctgaaattttttctaatttgtattttggtattttataaccattattataacattaaacaatattataacaactttaaacaatagaaacaacataaaataatagcattaaacaatctaacaacatgaaatcataataaaattaaattttcgtctctctctcccttgtgtctaagttgaatcttttataatagttttatcacaagttttattgttcaatcatgtgtcttcttccattaataatttatttttgaaagagtgatttctttatcactttgaaagaagagtaagaagagagaaaaaagttgtagagaagaagaaagagaatatctgcttgaaagattaaagaggggtattttggaaaaattgattactgttgtggtatatttgtttaagctttaggataggtgacatttttgtatacacaaaataaaatagtggtaaaaatttcaatttcccaaaaCTCTATGGCGGGAAGGAAATAaaggttttaaaaagtttaggggGATAGCCGAATTATGATAACTTGAAAAGTATGAAAACTAGTACAGGAGAGGGAAGGGAGGAAGGAaggaaaagtaattttttaaaattgaaaattttgagaacaGAGAGGAAATAATCAGTTTCCAAAATAAAGGTGGAAAAAGAGGatacaattttagtttttattaattttattgataaatgatTTGCTCTTAtgtataatagaaatttttaacGGAGTTTGGATAATGGATGggtgtttgaaattttgaaattctagaGATGTGAGTTTGAGaatgcactaaaccttgggtgggaataatcttttggcctttaaagaTAGTGGATCGTGAATTAATTGATGTTGTGTTTtagaagatatttttgtttcattgcAATTTTACATGTAATTATATGAAAGTTAAATTGTATCTAGAACATGATGATCTTGTAAAAATCcaattatgtgatgacatatataagtgtgtaaatatttttgtactcaaaatggatacacatagttttattgtataattattttatttatatcaataaaactatatgcacaacTTTTATACACGACAacaatgtgttatcatataattgggtattgttttatctttaatttttaattacctaATCACACGATGATCATTATTGTTTGTGCATAAAGTTCTGTCTAGAagttgtacatataatattactcttatttatatataggcaaaaaaacttattcccacccaaggtttggtgaaatccCAAACTCTTACTcgtaactttcaaaaatccaaatactcatatttcttttaaaatttattgttagagttaaaggtaaaaacgttatttagttaaaatattaaaaaaattaaaattttattacattttctctccttAGCATAAgaatttaatcattttactCTACCCAACACTCAAAAAATGACCATTTATCTcttagggttttgaaaccatCATTGGAGATGACAAAATTTATACTCTCTAGTTgtgttttctcttcttcatgatctaaaaccctaaactataGTTGTCCTTGACGAAGACAACAAATTGTTTTTATCTGAGAGATAAAGACAATTGGTCTTTGTTATCTTTGTTTGAGacgaatataattttatctttatctcagATGAAGACAATTTTATCTGTCTCAGATAAAGGTGATTGTCTTCATCAGAGACGGTCGTCTAAGGTTTAAGGTTTTAgattgagagggagagagaagccaAGTGAGGAAGAGAATGCAACCGAAGATGGTGAAGTTTGTTATCTTCGATAATGGTTTCAAAATCTTAGagaaaaataatcacttttcaaactttgggtagaaaaaaattattaaattaataggagaatgtgataaatttttagtttttaaaaatattttaactaaataatatttttatttttaaccctaacaatgaatttttataaaacgatgaacatttgagtttttaaaaattaacggaTAAAAGTTTAAGATTTCACCGAACTTTAGGTTGAGTATAAGTCTTTTTTTGggtcttatatatatatatatatatatatatatagagagagagagagagagagagagagagagagagagagagagagagagagagagagaggaactCTATAGTCTTCTAGgtgtatttaattgattttggaaagaaaaaaaaaacttcattttgAAGAAACATTTTGGCCCACGCTATCATCAAATTgtctaataaaaacaattaattcacATAAATTTTGAAGGTAAAAGCTCGACCTTACGATACTGTTTATCTCcttgaatttatctttattttaattcaaattattattaccAGCGTCCAGAATTTAGTACTACTGCAAATAaaggtttattaaaattacatatgcTTTAACAGATTAAATAACTACAAGGAGGATCCCAATTTTTCATTGGTAAATCATATAAAGGATTAGCAATTGACCAAAAACACTAATTCTCACCCAAGTTtagtttattaacaaattttttttcataaattttaaaaatgctCATTCATCAATTACGAAGACATTTTATACCGtcaaagtatttttattatatattgaatagCCAAAAAAGTCTCTGTAGGCcaaaagataaagaaagaatctaaattaaacttattttaatgatGACTTGCAATTAATATGattgttagaatatattatatatatttgatttattatgttagaaattataatatatttaaatatttagtttttcgTTATATATTATTGTCTATTAATTGTATATTGATTAAGATTGATTTTGTTTCCTTGCATAAGGTTTAAGACATGTATATATTCATGTACAATTCCTTATTATAATATGtacaaaaattattcttttcaaCTCtttacatggtatcaaagcttcAAATGACTCTTAACACCCTATTTATCCCTAAAAGTAgggtttttgatatttttctaattgCAACCACCACCCCCAACTTTTGAGAACTTG from Mangifera indica cultivar Alphonso chromosome 8, CATAS_Mindica_2.1, whole genome shotgun sequence includes:
- the LOC123222694 gene encoding protein NRT1/ PTR FAMILY 5.9-like — protein: MAGGHRNKGLCKSCIMLIVIAGTERLAFKGVASNLVTYLTDVVKMSNSLAAKTVNSWCGFTSMLPLLVAPLADSYWDRYSTILAFSFIYAVGLVALTSTAFTWAWSPPNSTSSSSFLFWSLFLISLGQGGYNPSLQAFGADQLDTGDEELPTSKDQKSSIKSLFFKWWYFGVCSGSLLGVTVMSYIQDTFGWVLGFAIPTVAMVTSLVFLSFGVRLYMKKSEKHIQGKPFLNIVQAIKAAASKLMDCKTALPIEKPDLVEQELQEKPLCPQNLGSSKDSVELENPTNGAHLLQNARVVIRILPIWLMLLMFAVLFQQPATFFTKQGMTMERNIGSNFKIPPATLQSAITVSIILLMPLYDTVLIPMIQMITRNEKGINVMQRMGIGMFLSIIAMTIAATVETKRLELSKQTGKISESETVPLSIFYLLPQYILLGISDIFTVVGMQEFFYNEVPVRMRTMAFALYTSVFGVGSFLSALLISIIEVLSRSRGGQSWFSDDMREARLDKFYWFLALASALSLVLYVIFCKFYRTGCDSDSVNRN